The following coding sequences are from one Humulus lupulus chromosome X, drHumLupu1.1, whole genome shotgun sequence window:
- the LOC133803710 gene encoding large ribosomal subunit protein uL14mz-like isoform X1 → MAGFFASKCSRVGRSLLGGLGNNLSASVSTQHEMTHCNFLSQQLRTFIQMRTVLKVVDNSGAKKVMCIQALKGKKGARLGDTIIASVKEAYPNGKVKKGKVVYGVVVRAAMQKGRCDGSEVKFDDNAVVLVDKQGQPIGTRVFGPVPHELRQKKHVKILSLAGHIA, encoded by the exons TTGGCCGTTCATTGTTGGGAGGCCTTGGTAACAACTTGTCTGCATCAGTAAGCACTCAACATGAGATGACGCACTGCAATTTCTTGTCCCAG CAGCTGCGGACTTTTATACAGATGAGAACTGTACTGAAAGTTGTAGACAATTCCGGGGCAAAGAAAGTGATGTGTATACAAGCTTTGAAGGGGAAGAAGGGAGCAAGACTAGGAGACACTATAATTGCATCAGTGAAGGAGGCCTATCCCAATGGTAAAGTGAAGAAAGGAAAGGTAGTATACGGAGTTGTAGTTCGTGCTGCCATGCAAAAGGGCCGCTGCGATGGAAGTGAGGTCAAGTTTGATGACAATGCCGTGGTGCTTGTCGACAAGCAAGGCCAACCAATTGGAACTAGAGTTTTTGGTCCAGTCCCTCATGAGTTAAGGCAAAAAAAGCATGTCAAGATTCTTAGTTTGGCCGGTCATATTGCCTGA
- the LOC133803781 gene encoding uncharacterized protein At1g76070: protein MEKQAKYQDILKFLPRAASVITFQNPPFSPNRDNKMRSDNASKQLKLAHGRGFSGPIISMIPDEARRKPKNGSYADQAQDQEPTSPKISCMGQIKHSNKKKKKLKNNTKNKRVSAPAAVQEAKPVAWSPRDVKKHASAIKRMFMSSNSRKSNASSVDDHHRDRDGDGDDHHNKATLTDRATSLSQMKRFASGRSDPFASFDWAAAQVTPVDSYHQNICYLDLEGSDQEDEEEEEIMVPFSAPMVVGEGVALQPRKEINLWKRRTMAPPRPLEIRAN, encoded by the coding sequence ATGGAGAAACAAGCCAAATACCAAGACATATTGAAATTCTTGCCCAGAGCAGCTTCTGTGATCACTTTTCAAAACCCACCATTTAGTCCAAACAGAGATAATAAGATGAGATCGGACAACGCAAGTAAGCAGCTAAAGCTGGCCCACGGAAGAGGATTTTCAGGCCCAATAATCTCCATGATTCCCGACGAGGCTCGGAGAAAGCCCAAGAACGGAAGTTACGCCGATCAAGCCCAAGATCAGGAGCCGACGTCGCCGAAAATCTCATGCATGGGTCAAATCAAGCACagcaacaagaagaagaagaaattgaagAATAATACTAAAAACAAACGAGTTTCCGCGCCGGCGGCGGTTCAGGAAGCTAAGCCGGTCGCGTGGTCACCGCGTGATGTGAAGAAGCACGCCTCGGCCATTAAGAGGATGTTCATGAGTAGTAACAGTAGAAAATCTAATGCTTCTTCTGTTGATGATCATCATCGTGAtcgtgatggtgatggtgatgatcATCATAATAAAGCAACGCTTACTGATAGAGCTACTTCTTTGAGTCAAATGAAGCGGTTCGCTAGTGGGCGTAGTGATCCTTTTGCGAGTTTTGATTGGGCGGCGGCTCAGGTTACACCGGTGGACTCGTATCACCAGAATATTTGCTATTTGGATCTTGAAGGGAGTGATCAAGaggacgaagaagaagaagagattatGGTTCCGTTCTCGGCGCCTATGGTGGTTGGTGAAGGAGTCGCTTTACAGCCAAGGAAGGAAATTAATCTATGGAAGAGAAGAACCATGGCTCCTCCTAGGCCTCTTGAGATCAGagcaaattaa
- the LOC133803710 gene encoding large ribosomal subunit protein uL14mz-like isoform X3 translates to MTHCNFLSQQLRTFIQMRTVLKVVDNSGAKKVMCIQALKGKKGARLGDTIIASVKEAYPNGKVKKGKVVYGVVVRAAMQKGRCDGSEVKFDDNAVVLVDKQGQPIGTRVFGPVPHELRQKKHVKILSLAGHIA, encoded by the exons ATGACGCACTGCAATTTCTTGTCCCAG CAGCTGCGGACTTTTATACAGATGAGAACTGTACTGAAAGTTGTAGACAATTCCGGGGCAAAGAAAGTGATGTGTATACAAGCTTTGAAGGGGAAGAAGGGAGCAAGACTAGGAGACACTATAATTGCATCAGTGAAGGAGGCCTATCCCAATGGTAAAGTGAAGAAAGGAAAGGTAGTATACGGAGTTGTAGTTCGTGCTGCCATGCAAAAGGGCCGCTGCGATGGAAGTGAGGTCAAGTTTGATGACAATGCCGTGGTGCTTGTCGACAAGCAAGGCCAACCAATTGGAACTAGAGTTTTTGGTCCAGTCCCTCATGAGTTAAGGCAAAAAAAGCATGTCAAGATTCTTAGTTTGGCCGGTCATATTGCCTGA
- the LOC133803710 gene encoding large ribosomal subunit protein uL14mz-like isoform X2, translating to MAGFFASKCSRVGRSLLGGLGNNLSASVSTQHEMTHCNFLSQLRTFIQMRTVLKVVDNSGAKKVMCIQALKGKKGARLGDTIIASVKEAYPNGKVKKGKVVYGVVVRAAMQKGRCDGSEVKFDDNAVVLVDKQGQPIGTRVFGPVPHELRQKKHVKILSLAGHIA from the exons TTGGCCGTTCATTGTTGGGAGGCCTTGGTAACAACTTGTCTGCATCAGTAAGCACTCAACATGAGATGACGCACTGCAATTTCTTGTCCCAG CTGCGGACTTTTATACAGATGAGAACTGTACTGAAAGTTGTAGACAATTCCGGGGCAAAGAAAGTGATGTGTATACAAGCTTTGAAGGGGAAGAAGGGAGCAAGACTAGGAGACACTATAATTGCATCAGTGAAGGAGGCCTATCCCAATGGTAAAGTGAAGAAAGGAAAGGTAGTATACGGAGTTGTAGTTCGTGCTGCCATGCAAAAGGGCCGCTGCGATGGAAGTGAGGTCAAGTTTGATGACAATGCCGTGGTGCTTGTCGACAAGCAAGGCCAACCAATTGGAACTAGAGTTTTTGGTCCAGTCCCTCATGAGTTAAGGCAAAAAAAGCATGTCAAGATTCTTAGTTTGGCCGGTCATATTGCCTGA